A genomic stretch from Aquila chrysaetos chrysaetos chromosome 1, bAquChr1.4, whole genome shotgun sequence includes:
- the LOC115343956 gene encoding uncharacterized protein LOC115343956 → MEARQGAHVCAELPAERARVFFRVWVADAVAYSPMTHIQLLIGVGRLLWSPDTAGWGCGVPHDEAVMPVPGSLGGIWTGRGNSSRAVPGISLRSEKRAALPRGKRLKQVMRWRIFLLAEEVIWRSLNVGRHLGDVEKAQLEIDPGAQLPSRSLCGWRIPERGVSSRQAQEENARAPIGLLEAVSREDGPGWLRAETARHSGVLGGGAGEEPGWWAGNGGSMPPARQGRGKEAAAFLQVGMLRHNRWLNQAVRKKMDGRWGKNP, encoded by the exons ATGGAGGCGCGCCAGGGCGCCCACGTGTGCGCCGAGCTCCCAGCTGAGCGGGCAAGGGTTTTCTTCCGG GTTTGGGTTGCAGACGCTGTGGCCTACAGCCCCATGACCCACATCCAGCTGCTCATCGGTGTGGGTCGCCTGCTGTGGTCTCCAGAcactgctggctggggctgtggggtccCGCATGATGAAGCAGTGATGCCGGTCCCCGGCAGCCTCGGGGGGAT CTGGACAGGCAGGGGGAACAGCAGCCGGGCTGTACCAGGGATCTCGCTGCGCTCGGAGAAACGCGCGGCACTCCCTCGGGGGAAGCGTTTGAAGCAAGTAATGAGGTGGCgaattttccttcttgctgaGGAAGTTATTTGGAG GAGCCTAAATGTCGGCCGTCACTTGGGTGATGTGGAGAAAGCACAGCTTGAGATTGACCCAGGTGCTCAGCTTCCTTCAAGATCGCTGTGTGGCTGGAGGATCCCAGAGAGAGGCGTGAGCTCCCGTCAGGCCCAGGAAGAAAATGCCCGTGCCCCGATAGGACTGTTGGAAGCGGTTTCGAGGGAAGATGGGCCAGGCTGGTTGAGGGCAGAGACCGCACGGCACAGCGGCGTGCTTGGCGGAGGTGCGGGAGAGGAGCCTGGCTGGTGGGCAGGCAATGGGGGATCCATGCCGCCAGCCAGGCAGGGGAGAGGCAAGGAGGCAGCGGCTTTCCTGCAGGTGGGAATGCTCAGGCACAACCGGTGGCTAAACCAAGCAGTGCGGAAGAAGATGGATGGGAGATGGGGGAAAAATCCTTGA